A portion of the Juglans microcarpa x Juglans regia isolate MS1-56 chromosome 1D, Jm3101_v1.0, whole genome shotgun sequence genome contains these proteins:
- the LOC121256400 gene encoding LOW QUALITY PROTEIN: heat shock 70 kDa protein 8 (The sequence of the model RefSeq protein was modified relative to this genomic sequence to represent the inferred CDS: inserted 1 base in 1 codon), with translation MAEPEYTVASDSETTGEEKSSSAFPEIAIGIDIGTSQCSVAVWNGSQVELLKNTRNQKVMRSYVTFKDDTPSGGVSNQHTHELEMLSGASIFNMKRLIGRVDTDPVVHASKSLPFLVQTLDIGVRPFIAALVNNVWRSTTPEEVLAIFLVELRAMAEIALKRPIRNVVLTIPVSFSRFQVTRIERACAMAGLHVLRLMPEPTAVALLYAQQQQQTIRENMGSGCEKIALIFNMGAGYSDVAVSATAGGVSQIKALAGSAIGGEDMLQNMMRHLLPDSEIVFSNHGINEIKSMGLLRVATQDAIHRLSFETSVQIDVDLGNGSKICKVVNQEEFQEVNREVFEKCESLIIQCLRDAKIEPDDVTDIIAVGGCSFIPKIKNLIMTTCKRQELYKGINPMEAAVCGXALEGAVASGINDPFGSLDLLTIQVTPLAIGIQADGNNFVPIIPRNTTMPARKELAFTTVHDNQTEALIVVYEGEGKKVEENHLLGYFKLVGIPPAPKGVPDINVCMDIDASDVLRVLAGVVVSGSQQPAIPVMEVRMPTIDDGHGWCAEALHRTFGSRLNLVTVQKKI, from the exons ATGGCTGAACCAGAATACACCGTAGCATCAGATAGTGAAACCACAGGAGAGGAGAAATCATCTTCTGCTTTTCCAGAAATTGCAATAGGAATTGATATCGGCACTTCACAATGTAGTGTTGCAGTCTGGAATGGCTCCCAAGTAGAGCTCCTTAAAAACACTAGAAACCAAAAGGTGATGCGATCATATGTAACTTTCAAAGATGATACCCCTTCAGGGGGAGTCAGTAATCAGCACACCCATGAGCTTGAAATGTTATCTGGAGCTTCGATCTTCAACATGAAACGCTTAATTGGAAGAGTTGATACTGATCCAGTTGTTCATGCGAGCAAAAGCCTTCCGTTTTTGGTACAAACATTGGACATCGGTGTCCGCCCTTTCATTGCAGCCTTGGTTAACAATGTCTGGAGATCCACCACTCCTGAAGAAGTCTTGGCAATATTTCTGGTGGAATTAAGAGCAATGGCTGAGATTGCACTAAAGCGGCCCATAAGAAATGTTGTTCTCACCATTCCAGTTTCATTTAGTCGCTTCCAGGTGACCCGTATCGAAAGAGCCTGTGCCATGGCTGGCCTTCATGTCCTAAGACTGATGCCTGAACCAACAGCTGTGGCACTGTTATATGCACAGCAGCAGCAACAGACTATACGTGAGAATATGGGAAGTGGATGCGAGAAGATTGCACTGATATTTAATATGGGTGCTGGCTATTCTGATGTCGCTGTTAGTGCTACAGCTGGAGGAGTTTCGCAAATAAAAGCTCTGGCAGGAAGTGCTATAGGAGGAGAAGACATGCTTCAGAATATGATGCGACATTTGTTGCCTGATTCAGAGATCGTCTTCTCAAACCATGGGATCAATGAGATTAAATCAATGGGCTTGCTTCGAGTAGCAACCCAGGATGCAATCCACAGGCTCTCCTTCGAGACCAGTGTACAAATTGATGTTGACCTGGGAAACGGGTCAAAAATATGTAAGGTCGTGAACCAGGAGGAATTTCAGGAAGTCAACAGAGAGGTGTTCGAGAAGTGTGAGAGCCTCATAATCCAATGCCTGCGTGATGCCAAGATAGAACCCGATGATGTGACTGACATAATTGCCGTGGGAGGTTGCTCATTTATTCCAAAGATAAAGAATCTTATTATGACTACATGTAAAAGACAGGAGCTTTACAAAGGGATAAACCCAATGGAAGCTGCTGTCTGTG CAGCACTAGAAGGAGCAGTGGCTTCGGGTATAAATGATCCCTTCGGAAGTTTGGACTTATTGACCATTCAAGTTACACCCCTTGCTATTGGGATTCAGGCCGATGGAAACAATTTTGTACCCATTATACCTAGAAACACTACAATGCCAGCACGGAAAGAGTTAGCTTTCACAACTGTTCATGATAATCAAACTGAAGCGTTGATTGTTGTATATGAAGGTGAAGGGAAGAAGGTGGAAGAGAATCATCTTCTGGGATATTTCAAGCTCGTGGGTATTCCTCCAGCTCCCAAGGGAGTTCCAGATATAAATGTGTGCATGGACATTGATGCCTCGGATGTACTGAGAGTACTGGCTGGGGTTGTGGTGTCAGGATCTCAACAGCCTGCAATTCCTGTCATGGAAGTTAGGATGCCAACAATTGATGATGGGCATGGCTGGTGTGCAGAAGCTCTGCACAGAACTTTTGGGTCTAGACTGAACTTAGTTACAGTTCAGAAGAAGATATAG